GGCTTTTATGAATGCGCAAAAAATCCGTGAGGTGACGGAACAGCTTGAGTTGCTCTTTAATGGTGATGCATCGCCGAAGTCTGATATTTTGAAGGCCTTACGTTTAATTGATCGTCAGCCTCCTTATATCCGCGATATATATGCAACTGTTTATGATGCATTGAATCGCGCATCCATTGAATTGATTGAAGCAGAAGGTCAATTGAGCTCAGCCATGGCTGATGATTTGAGTGAAGCTGATTTTGAGGCGCTTGAGGAGAGGCTCTCTTTGATTCGGACCTTAGCACGTAAATATCAAGTTGCATCAGTTGATTTGATTGCAAAGCGTGATTATTTTGCACAGGAAATTGCATTGATCTCAGACGGAGAGGCGATGCTCTTGCAGCAAAAGAAAAAGTTTGAAACATCGAAAAAAGCCTATCTGGAAAAAGCAGAGATTCTTCATGCGAAGAGAGCTGATATTGCTCAAAAGCTTCAAGTGCGTGTGAATGCAGAATTGGCTCCTTTAAAGATGGGTCATGCTCAGTTTTCTGTTGCTGTAGAGGCTTTGCCTGAAGAAAAGGCAACACTTTCAGGTCTTTCATCGGTGCAGTTCTTGATCAATACAGGTTCATCCGGCGTTTTGTCACCAATTCATAAGGTTGCCTCGGGCGGTGAACTCTCTCGCTTGATGTTAGCGCTCAAATTGGTTCTGCATCAGAGTGAAGGGGCAATGACATTGATTTTTGATGAGATTGATACAGGCATTGGCGGCGCCGTTTCAGATGCTGTAGGTGAGCGCTTAAAAGCACTTTCAAAAGAGAAGCAAATCTTTTTAGTGACACACTCGCCGCAAATTGCATCGCGCGCTGATCATCATTATTTTGTGCAGAAAGATAAAAAAGAGCACTCAGAACTCTTTACATCGTCTGTTGTCACTTTAAGCTATGAGCAAAGAGTTGAGGAATTAGCTCGGATGATTTCTGGTGCACATGTCTCAGAAGAGGCAAGAGCAGCGGCTAGGACTTTGATAGCGGCTTGAGGTCTTATGTTGTAAAATAAATTGTCAATTTTTGATTTTAGACTTGACGATTTGGCTCAGATAGATTAAAAAATGATATAAGTAAGACGTGAGCGTCTTTACGGTACGCGGCGGAGTAGCTCAGTTGGTCAGAGCAGAGGAATCATAATCCTTGTGTCGGGGGTTCAAATCCCTCCTCCGCTACCAAAATCCCAGTTTAAATGCAAAACAGCCCCGAAGGGCTGATTTTTTTTATCAGAAGGCTTTTAGAAGTTATCATCTGGCGGAGGTGCAACAGGTACAGCAGGTGCGGTGCTGGCAGGTGAGGTTCTGCCTTGGTCACGAGCGCTGTCTCTTTCAATGTTGCCACTGTCTTCATCAATATAAACGATATCTGTTGTGTCTTCTGTGATTTGTTTGGATTTAGAAGGTGTACTAGGTTTACTTGGTTTAGCAATGGTCATTGTTTGCCTTTGTTGCACTTCGGTGGGTAGGGTTGTTTGTGGAACTGTCCCAAAGAATTTTGTAATCGTAGCTGGATCCGCACCCACATATTGAACAGGAACTTTATTGAGCATGGCTTGGTACCATTTACCATCGGCATAAGCGAAATAGAGGCCAGTCATAAAAGCGCCAATCACATTTCCGGATGAGTCATAGACAAATCCTTTGTAGTTTTGCGATGTAGTTAAAATTTGAGGCATTGCATTGGTTACAAGGCCAATGCGCTGACCATTTGAATCGTATAGTGTATTTGATGCCGCAAAAGAGCCCGTTCCAAATGTTGTTGAAGAGGTTCCATTGACGACAAAAGAGGGGGAACTGGAAGGCGTCGAAAAGTTAGTTGTAATAGCACCGCCCGGTAACATGATGGTTTGTGTTGTCGTTGTTGTGCCGCCTGCGACTGTTCCATTAAATTGACCTAAAGTGGCTGCCCAATCTGCAAGGCTTGAAGGTTGTGTACTTGTTGTTGTATCGTTTATGGTCAATTGACCATTCGTCACAACAGGGTTTGCATTGTTAAGATCAAGCAGGGGCATTGTTGTGCCTGAAGGGGCCTGCGGATTGCCAACAGCTGGCGTATTATTCACATATGTTGTTGTGTTAGCAGCAGGTGGGGTGCTTGTGTCGTCATTTCTATCGAGGATAAGGGTTGTTTGTCCTCCTTCAAGAATGAGTCTCTCAGCTTCTATTGAATCTGGACTCGGTGTTGGCGTGAAAGTTGAATAAGGGAGTGCCGTTAATACCTGTGGCTGAAGCATAATTGCTGGGGGCAAAGTTGTGTTAGGGTTAGTATCTCTAGAGGCTTGACTTAAGAAACCCAATCCATGTGTGTTGATGCTACTTGTCGTCTCTATCTCGGTTTTATTGCCTCCGCCAAGTGTAACATCTTTGTATGGATCAGAGGGTAAAAAGACTGGCTGATTATTTTGATTGATAACAACACCGCTGTTGAGATCAAGAGGAGCACTGGATGACGGCGCAGCAGGTGTTGTTGGGGTAAAAGTTGCAAAAGGTGCGGCCGTTAGCACTTGAGGTTGGACAATAACCGCTTGAGGGAGGGTTTGTGTTCCCTGTGGTTGTGTACCTTCAGTCGGTGTGCTATTTCCAACAGCTCCACTTGTTAGAGATTCCTTTGGGGGTGGTGGTGCTTGTTGAGAGAGAGGAGGGGTCACCAGAGTTTGATCTTTGGGTGGTAATGTTGTTGGTGCAGGCGTTGTCACTGGTTCAGTCGCTTGAGGCGTTTCTATGATTACATCCGCTGTTGGCAGAGGAGTTTTTGTTGGCTTGTCTTTAATAATCGTGCCGCCAGTCGTTGAACTGTCACTTCCCGTTGGCGTTTCAGTGGTCGGAGGTGATGTCGTTGGGGGTGCTGGTTCTTGCATCATAGAGGCGCCTGTTCCATCCTGTCCTGTTGATGTACCGCTTTCAGTTGAGGATCCAGAGCTTCCTCCGGTTGTGCCGTTTGTTGTGCCTGTGCCTCCGCTAGGTGTTTCGCCTTGAGGCGATTGTGTAGATTCAGATGGTGCTGCTGGTGTTGTACTGCTACTGTCTCCGCCGCCGCCTGTGGAGCTTCCTGATGAGCTGCCAGATCCAGTTGCACCTGAGAGCATGCTTGCTCCGGTTTCTTTTGTGTCTTCGGTTGTATTATTCGCTCCGGTAGGTGTTTCATTGCCTTGAGGTGATTGTGAGGAATCGGTTGTGCCAGGAGGTGCATCGCCTGTATTCTGACTATTGTTGTCAACGGCTTGTCCACCTTTGCCACTTCCTGCTTTATCTTCAGAATGGACAGCAGAATTTTGGTCTTCAGAGCCAAAGAATCGATGCATAAGGGATTGAATAAATAATTGGAATGAATTTTTTTCTTCACATTTTTTGTCTTTTGATTCATTTGTTTTACAGTCTTTATTGTTTTCTTCAGCATGCGTTGTTTCTGCTTGTGCCATATTGCTGAACGAGGTATTCATGACGCAGATGCCTAAAGTGGCTAAAAGAGCAAGAGCTGTTGTTGATTTTAAGTGAGAAATCGTTTTGCTTTTTGTTGTGTTTTTCATTGAGTGAGCCTCCCTAGTTAAAATATAATTATATTATAATACAAATTTTATATAAATTAATAAAAAAATGCAAAGTTCATATTTTTTATGAATTTACTTTATGAATTTATTTCTAACGGTAGGGGTGAATATCTTATGTAAATTGTGGGATTTTCGGCTTGTATTGAGTCAACAAATTCTGCTTTTAAGAGATCATTGCGTTCAAGAATCAGTTCGAAAGGCTTCTGATGTGACTGTTGATTTTCAAGAATCGCTGCGACAATTTGCTCAAGAATGTCATTTGACACAAATGATGAATGACTGAGATCAACTCTTTCTAAGTTTTTACCTTTTTTGAAAATATCAACGATACGCATATCATTTAGGTTATAAGTTGCCCTTAACGTTAGTTCTTTCATATTTGAACATTTTTCTAAAAGGTTCAAAATGCTTTCAATCGTGATTTTATTGAGATGAGAAAGGCTTAATCGCTCGAGTCTAGGGCAAGCCTGTGAGATACAATCAAGAACATCTGAATTGACATCATAACAATAATCAAGATTGAGGCTTTGTAAGTAAGCTGTATTTTTGAGAAAAGAGATAATGGCATCAGGTGTTAAAAGAATACACCAAGTGAATCTGCAGTCTGTGACAATCCGTGTTTTTCTTGAGAGGAGGCTGAGGCCTTGATTATCAATCACAGATTCAGAAAGATCAATTTTTTCATAACGTGAAATCAGAAGGCTTGGTTCAGACATGAAAAGAGCAAAAATGCCTGAATTTGGCAAACGGAGGATGTAGTGTTTGTAAAAATAAGTCTGATAGGCCGCCTGTTTGAATTGTTTACAGACAAGCGTAAAGCTTTGAAATTCTTCGTGTGTTGAGATGCGGGAGCAAATATGATCTTCAATGACACTTATAGGTAGATCAGAAAAGCTGGCTATTTGAAAATGTGCATCAGGGCTAATTTGTTGGGGGGTAATATTGAGGGTGCTGTGTTCAGGTTTCATATGACTCTCCCTTCTCCATAGATTCAGAGTACATCTCTATTTCTTAAGAAATACAGAAAATGAAGGGTGGGTCAGAAATCGAAGCTGCTCATTAGATTTTATGCTTTGGTATATGGCTGACTGTCCAAGGAGATCCAACATCTTCAAGCTTAACATGAATAGATGTGAACTTTAACTTGATAGAAGCGCCCCCTGCAAAGTGAAGCGTCATTGAGTTTTTGTCAGGAGTTTGGATAGCAAGAAGTTCTAAGATATCCATATTTTCTTCAATACCAATCGTTTTATACGATGAAATATGAGAGAAAATGAGCGCTGAATGGATACGTTTTATGTTGTCCTGATTGATTTCTGTCTTATCTATTTGCGTACATTCCCAACAAAAACGCTGAATGAGGAGCGCAAATTGTTGTTCTTCAGGCATAAAAGCCATTTCTTTCAGCGGCAAGATTGCATCTTGAACGCATGAAGACAGAACTTTGATATCTTCTAAATCTTTTGCAATGAGGCGTAGGGGCGTGAATGAAGACATTGACGTCTATTTCCGTTTTCTATAGATTTGAGCGCCACATGCTGATAATTTTTCTTCAACGCGCTCATATCCACGATCAAGATGGTAAACGCGACTCACAACTGTCTCTCCTTCAGCAGCAAGAGCGGCTAGAACAAGAGAGACAGAGGCTCTTAAGTCAGTTGCCATCACAGGTGCGCCCTTTAGTCTTTCAACGCCGTGGATCATTGCTGAGGAGCCCTGAATGTGGATATTAGCTCCCATGCGGCTTAATTCAGGCACATGCATGAATCTGTTTTCAAAGATTGTTTCTGTCACGAGGGATGTGCCATGAGCGGTACACATCAGTGCCATAAACTGGGCTTGTAAATCTGTTGGAAAGCCAGGGAAAGGCTCTGTTGTCATGTTGATGGAGGTAAGGCGGTTTCTTTCCATTTTGACATGAATGCCATTTGATGCTTGTGTCAAAGAAAGGCCTGCATCTTTTAGCGTTGCTGCAACAGCCTCAATGAGGTTGAGCTTTGCTCCTTTTAAAAGCAGTTCTCCGCCTGTAAGTCCAGCTGCCATTGCATAGGTGCCAATCTCGATTCGATCAGGAATGACTTCATGCTCAGCAGAGTGTAAAGAATCTGTGCCGATAATTTCAATGCGATCAGTGCCAAGACCTTGAATATCTGCGCCCATTTTTTGAAGGCATTCACCAAGATCGATGATCTCAGGTTCGCGTGCGGCATTGATAATAACGGTTTTGCCCTTGGCAAGACAGGCCGCCATCATAATATTTTCAGTGCCTGTGACAGAGACAATCGGCATTAAAATTTCAGAGCCAACCAATCCTTGAGGGGCTGAGGCAATGATATAGCCATCTTCAATATCAATGGTGGCTCCTAGTTTGCGCAGGGCATCAATGTGTAAATTGACAGGGCGTGTTCCGATTGCGCAGCCGCCAGGTAAAGAGACCTTCGCCTTGTGAAACCGTGCCAAAAGAGGGCCCAAAACAAGGATCGATGCACGCATTTTTCGGACGATGTCATAAGGAGCAACTGTTGAATTCACGCCGCTTGCATCCATTTCAAGCACTTTGCCTTCATGTCCGTTCAGCCCACTGCTTAAGGAATTAAAACAGAGTCCAACGCCCAATTGGTTTAACAATTCAGCCATCGATGCGATATCATTGAGATGTGGCAAATTTGTGAGACGTAAAACACCATCGCAAAGCAAGGACGCAGCCATGAGAGGTAGAGCCGCATTTTTGGCACCACTGATTTCGATTTCGCCTCTTAAGACGTTGCCGCCTTTGATCAAAATAGTGTCCATGTGATGAGTCCTTATCTATAAATGGAAGTTTGTAAAATTAAGCAGAAAGTAGGCGGGGGAGGGTAACACCAGTTTGTCCCATATATTTACCAGCTCTGTCAGCATAAGATGTCTCGCAAATATCTTTTCCTTGGAGGAAGAGAAATTGACAGATACCTTCATTTGCATAAACTTTTGCAGGCAGAGGTGTTGTGTTTGAAATTTCAAGAGTCACGTGCCCTTCCCATTCTGGCTCTAGAGGGGTTACGTTCACTATAAGGCCACAGCGTGCATAAGTTGATTTACCAAGACAAATCACCAACATATCGCGAGGGATTTTAAAATATTCAACGGTGCGTGCAAGAGCAAAGCTATTAGGCGGAATCACGCAGACATCTGTATGCAGATCAACAAAGCTGTTTGGTGAAAATTGTTTTGGATCAACAGTTGCGCTATGAACATTTGTGAAAACTTTAAATTCTGGAGCAAGGCGTGCATCATATCCATAAGATGAAAGACCGTATGAAATAACACCAGAGCCACTCTGTTTTTCAACAAAAGGGTCAATCATTTTGTGTGTTAGGCTTTTTTCACGAATCCATTTGTCTGGCATAATTGGCATTTTTTGTCCTTTTGTTTTCAATGATTCATCTTGTTAAAATCTCGCTTTCCTAATCTAAGCAAATAGTACGAAAATTGCAATCTCTTTCATCAGAAATTTGTCGGTCTGTTTCAGATGTTCATCTTTATGAATAAAAAGTAAATTGATCTCTTGACTTTTATATAATTTGAATATATATTGATTTTAATATTTTTAATGAGGAGAGATATTGAGATGGTTGCATTAAATCATTTAATGGCATGTGTGACAACACAAACAAGTCGTCACGATTCTTATTTAAATCAAGTTTCTGATAGGCTTAAGTGCGTTGCTGAAGCTTGCGCACCACACATAAGACGCAATGCAGATGGTGATGTGACATCAGTTGCATCGTTACAAAAAAGCCTGCAAGATTATACAGCGCAGTTTGCCCAAGATAATGGATTTCCGCCTCAATTAAATGATGCTCAAAGAGCTCAATTGGAAGCGGATGCAGGGTATCAGGCGATCGCACAGTCATTAGAAGAATCACAAGAAGTCCAGGAATCGATGAACACAAGAGCTCAGAAAATACTTGGATCTGCGCATTTATTTCCATCGCATTTAAGAGAATCGATCTCAGGTCAAGCCTTTCAGCAAAAAATGGGGACATATTTGCAAGCACTCGGCGTTTCTGATTTATCTTGCTTGCCAAAAGATGAAGCGAAAAGGTTGGTTACAGCGATTTTCCAAGAGATCGTGAATGAAGCTCATGCGAAAAAAATGGCTGAAATCTGGAAAATGATTTTTGAAATGTTGCTCCAAAACATGAGAAGTGCTCATTAATATCAAACACAAATTATTTTGATTAAAAAGGCGCCTTGTGGTGCCTTTTTTATTGTTTGTAAGTTATTTTC
The genomic region above belongs to Alphaproteobacteria bacterium and contains:
- the recN gene encoding DNA repair protein RecN — protein: MLDYVTIENLVLIDKLSLSFEKGLSVLTGETGAGKSIILDALGLVLGQRADVKLIRHGQDKALVTASFSGFSPEFLSFFKEASDEAGLEIDLASQESLVIRRILRGDGRSQSFVNDQPVSLAFLKMVSDGLLEIIGQFQTQSLMDLSQHLVSLDLFGGLVSETQEIRALFTAWKEAEKAYEQLLLEIEKSQREQDYIQHALTELTDLNLAENEEETLLEKRQAFMNAQKIREVTEQLELLFNGDASPKSDILKALRLIDRQPPYIRDIYATVYDALNRASIELIEAEGQLSSAMADDLSEADFEALEERLSLIRTLARKYQVASVDLIAKRDYFAQEIALISDGEAMLLQQKKKFETSKKAYLEKAEILHAKRADIAQKLQVRVNAELAPLKMGHAQFSVAVEALPEEKATLSGLSSVQFLINTGSSGVLSPIHKVASGGELSRLMLALKLVLHQSEGAMTLIFDEIDTGIGGAVSDAVGERLKALSKEKQIFLVTHSPQIASRADHHYFVQKDKKEHSELFTSSVVTLSYEQRVEELARMISGAHVSEEARAAARTLIAA
- a CDS encoding DUF2948 family protein, with the protein product MSSFTPLRLIAKDLEDIKVLSSCVQDAILPLKEMAFMPEEQQFALLIQRFCWECTQIDKTEINQDNIKRIHSALIFSHISSYKTIGIEENMDILELLAIQTPDKNSMTLHFAGGASIKLKFTSIHVKLEDVGSPWTVSHIPKHKI
- the murA gene encoding UDP-N-acetylglucosamine 1-carboxyvinyltransferase yields the protein MDTILIKGGNVLRGEIEISGAKNAALPLMAASLLCDGVLRLTNLPHLNDIASMAELLNQLGVGLCFNSLSSGLNGHEGKVLEMDASGVNSTVAPYDIVRKMRASILVLGPLLARFHKAKVSLPGGCAIGTRPVNLHIDALRKLGATIDIEDGYIIASAPQGLVGSEILMPIVSVTGTENIMMAACLAKGKTVIINAAREPEIIDLGECLQKMGADIQGLGTDRIEIIGTDSLHSAEHEVIPDRIEIGTYAMAAGLTGGELLLKGAKLNLIEAVAATLKDAGLSLTQASNGIHVKMERNRLTSINMTTEPFPGFPTDLQAQFMALMCTAHGTSLVTETIFENRFMHVPELSRMGANIHIQGSSAMIHGVERLKGAPVMATDLRASVSLVLAALAAEGETVVSRVYHLDRGYERVEEKLSACGAQIYRKRK
- a CDS encoding dCTP deaminase — encoded protein: MPIMPDKWIREKSLTHKMIDPFVEKQSGSGVISYGLSSYGYDARLAPEFKVFTNVHSATVDPKQFSPNSFVDLHTDVCVIPPNSFALARTVEYFKIPRDMLVICLGKSTYARCGLIVNVTPLEPEWEGHVTLEISNTTPLPAKVYANEGICQFLFLQGKDICETSYADRAGKYMGQTGVTLPRLLSA